In a single window of the Flavobacterium sp. W4I14 genome:
- a CDS encoding hypothetical protein (product_source=Hypo-rule applied; cath_funfam=2.115.10.20; cleavage_site_network=SignalP-noTM; superfamily=75005): MMKKLIYLSIILLSAFFNAQAQSKKEVYLFAYFKGNGEDGLHLAYSNDAYKWTALKNDQSFLTPTVSKDKLMRDPCIIRGADGLFHMVWTVSWKDKGIGYASSKDLINWSEQQFLPVMAKEGGARNTWAPEITYDSRTKTYMIYWATTITGKFNETASTEESGYNHRMYYVTTKDFKTYSETKLLYDPGFNVIDATIIKNGKQFIMFLKDETREPAQKNIKIAYADQLIGPYSKAGNPITGNYWAEGPTTLKIGNNWMVYFDKYRDHKYGAIQSADLKNWTDVSDKISLPKGLRHGTILTIKERELEILLKQ, translated from the coding sequence ATGATGAAAAAACTCATATACCTTTCTATAATCTTACTATCGGCTTTTTTTAATGCCCAGGCACAGTCGAAAAAGGAGGTTTATCTCTTTGCCTATTTTAAAGGCAATGGGGAAGACGGGTTGCACCTGGCCTATAGTAACGATGCATACAAGTGGACGGCGCTTAAAAATGATCAATCGTTCCTTACGCCTACGGTAAGCAAAGATAAATTGATGAGAGATCCTTGTATTATCCGGGGAGCTGATGGCTTATTTCACATGGTTTGGACCGTAAGCTGGAAAGATAAGGGAATTGGTTATGCCAGCTCGAAAGACCTGATTAACTGGAGCGAGCAGCAGTTTTTACCGGTAATGGCTAAAGAAGGTGGTGCAAGAAATACCTGGGCACCTGAAATCACTTACGATAGCCGTACCAAGACCTATATGATTTATTGGGCTACAACGATTACGGGTAAATTTAATGAAACGGCCTCAACAGAAGAAAGCGGTTATAATCACCGTATGTATTACGTTACAACCAAAGATTTCAAAACCTATTCGGAAACCAAACTGCTTTACGATCCAGGATTTAATGTAATTGATGCTACGATTATAAAAAACGGGAAACAGTTTATCATGTTTTTAAAAGACGAGACCCGTGAGCCCGCTCAAAAGAATATCAAAATAGCATATGCCGATCAATTGATTGGTCCTTACAGCAAGGCGGGAAATCCAATTACGGGAAATTATTGGGCTGAAGGACCAACAACCTTAAAAATCGGCAATAACTGGATGGTGTATTTTGATAAGTACCGCGACCATAAATATGGTGCAATCCAATCTGCAGATTTAAAAAACTGGACCGATGTTTCTGATAAAATCTCCTTACCAAAGGGTTTAAGGCACGGAACCATATTAACAATTAAGGAAAGAGAGCTGGAAATTTTATTAAAGCAATAG
- a CDS encoding DUF1680 family protein (product_source=COG3533; cog=COG3533; ko=KO:K09955; pfam=PF07944,PF16375; superfamily=48208) encodes MKKIIIAVLFTALYRTTFGQASLQPFNLTEVRLLEGPFRQAQETDKKYMLSLDADRLLAPYLREAGLKPKAASYGNWENTGLDGHIGGHYLSALALMYASTGDTKVKDRMEYMIAELDKCQVKNGDGYLAGIPGGKEIWKEIKAGNIKASSFSLNGKWVPLYNIHKIYAGLYDAYAVAGNVKAKEMLLKLTDWCVDLVSNLSDQQVQELLKSEHGGLNETFAHVYAITGNQKYLQLAKRFSDQSILKPLLKNTDSLNGLHANTQIPKVIGFEQIALLDKDPSWANAAAFFWKTVVEHRTVAIGGNSVREHFHPANNFSSMTESREGPETCNSYNMLKLTKQLFLAAPSNTYLDYYERTLYNHILSSQRPKGGFVYFTPMRPGHYRTYSSPQESFWCCVGSGLENHGKYGELIYAHGKNDVYVNLFIPSTLNWKEKGIQLTQQTLFPDAENTTVKLQVKNKHRFVLHFRRPSWVEAGKMTVLVNGKKVSTKSNANGYASIDRIWASGDVINISLPMHTTTEFMPDGSDWVAFLRGPVVLAAAMDTLNQPNLLADGSRMGHIASGPLFPISDAPLVTGAKNTLANEITLIDKNSLTFSAQNAIYQPKYKSLRLVPFYTLAEKRYVVYFPYSSVESLPARAKAIKLAEEEKMKTEQRTVDLINTGEQQPESDHNFKGEQTDNGTYQERHFRNGKAWFSYVLKNKDLSANRLSLTYYGKEKNKNFSILINGVVIENVKLDGSKGDTFYTQEYQIPKELLKADLEVKFVADQGSAIANIYEVRLVR; translated from the coding sequence TTGATGCGGACAGGCTTTTGGCTCCTTATTTAAGGGAGGCCGGACTAAAACCTAAAGCAGCATCTTACGGAAATTGGGAAAACACTGGTTTAGATGGGCACATTGGCGGACATTATTTGTCTGCTCTGGCTCTAATGTATGCTTCAACCGGCGATACAAAGGTTAAAGACCGAATGGAATACATGATTGCCGAATTGGATAAATGCCAGGTAAAAAATGGTGACGGCTATTTAGCAGGTATTCCTGGGGGAAAAGAAATCTGGAAGGAGATCAAAGCAGGCAACATCAAGGCATCAAGTTTTTCGCTGAACGGAAAGTGGGTTCCCTTGTACAATATCCACAAAATTTATGCAGGGCTTTACGATGCTTATGCGGTTGCGGGTAATGTAAAAGCGAAAGAAATGCTCCTAAAACTCACCGATTGGTGTGTAGATCTGGTATCGAATTTATCTGATCAGCAGGTACAGGAACTTCTAAAAAGTGAACATGGTGGGTTGAATGAAACTTTCGCCCATGTTTATGCGATAACGGGTAATCAAAAGTACCTTCAACTTGCAAAACGGTTTTCGGATCAATCTATCCTAAAACCATTGCTAAAAAATACTGATTCCCTGAATGGTTTGCATGCAAATACCCAGATACCTAAGGTAATCGGTTTTGAGCAGATCGCCTTGCTGGATAAAGATCCTTCCTGGGCCAATGCAGCCGCTTTCTTTTGGAAAACGGTAGTGGAGCACCGGACGGTGGCGATAGGTGGAAATAGTGTTAGGGAGCACTTTCATCCTGCGAATAACTTTTCTTCGATGACCGAATCGCGTGAAGGCCCCGAAACCTGCAATTCTTACAACATGTTAAAGCTCACCAAACAGCTATTTTTGGCCGCCCCTTCGAACACTTACCTTGATTATTACGAACGTACGCTTTACAATCATATCCTCTCTTCGCAGCGGCCAAAAGGTGGTTTTGTATATTTTACACCGATGCGGCCGGGGCATTACCGTACTTATTCGAGTCCGCAGGAGAGTTTTTGGTGCTGCGTAGGCTCGGGATTGGAAAACCATGGTAAATATGGAGAGCTGATTTATGCTCATGGCAAGAATGATGTGTATGTAAACCTTTTCATTCCCTCTACCTTAAACTGGAAGGAAAAAGGTATTCAGCTTACACAGCAAACACTTTTTCCTGATGCAGAAAATACCACAGTTAAACTTCAGGTAAAAAACAAACATCGTTTTGTTTTACATTTCCGTCGGCCATCTTGGGTAGAGGCGGGAAAAATGACTGTGTTGGTGAATGGAAAAAAGGTATCCACCAAAAGTAATGCGAATGGGTATGCCAGTATCGATCGTATTTGGGCTTCAGGTGATGTGATTAACATTTCCTTGCCAATGCACACCACTACTGAGTTTATGCCCGATGGTTCTGATTGGGTGGCCTTTCTTCGTGGCCCGGTTGTGCTCGCTGCAGCGATGGATACATTAAATCAACCTAATTTATTAGCTGATGGCAGTAGGATGGGACATATTGCTTCAGGGCCATTATTCCCGATCAGCGATGCACCACTCGTTACAGGAGCTAAAAATACCTTAGCAAATGAAATTACTTTGATTGATAAAAACAGTTTAACCTTCAGTGCTCAAAATGCGATCTATCAGCCAAAATACAAATCTTTAAGATTGGTTCCTTTTTACACCCTGGCCGAAAAGCGGTATGTGGTTTATTTCCCCTACAGCAGTGTCGAGTCATTGCCAGCGCGTGCAAAGGCGATTAAGTTGGCAGAAGAAGAAAAAATGAAAACGGAACAGCGAACCGTCGATCTGATCAACACTGGAGAGCAGCAGCCAGAATCGGATCACAATTTTAAGGGTGAGCAAACCGATAACGGAACGTACCAGGAAAGGCACTTTAGAAATGGAAAAGCATGGTTTAGTTATGTGCTTAAAAACAAAGATTTATCGGCAAATAGGCTAAGTTTAACTTATTACGGAAAAGAAAAGAATAAAAACTTTTCTATTTTGATTAATGGTGTTGTAATTGAAAATGTAAAGCTGGATGGAAGCAAAGGTGATACTTTTTATACACAGGAATACCAAATTCCCAAAGAACTATTAAAAGCAGATTTAGAAGTGAAATTTGTTGCCGATCAGGGATCCGCTATTGCAAATATATACGAAGTGAGGTTGGTGAGATAA